The segment TGACATATTATAAGAATATGAACTAATTTTGtctaattttccttttttgaatGACAGGATGAGGACAGCCTTGTTGCCGGGACATCAGAGGGAACTGTGGTACAGTTCCAGTTCGTCTCTATGGTTTTGGGTAAGGATGACAAAGAATGGGTCAGAACCAGAACATTTAAGAACCACACGCATGACATCAGAGCTGTGGCGGAGATCACGACAGCTGTGGTTTCAGGAGGTGAGTATATTCTTAGATGCTTATTCTTAGATCACTATGACTGAAGTGTTAAggtttgaaataatttaaacaagCATTGTTGTCTCAGGTATGGATGCACAGCTTGTTGTGAGACCTTTACTAGACAAGATTGAAGTGAGGTCAGTGGCCTCAGCTTTGAGGAAGATTCACTTTCCACATGTGAGTATTGTAAAATTATGACTTGCACATAGACAACATGTTTGTAATTGGTTTTTAATGAGAGGGACCTGTTGTGCTCTGTTGCATTGCAGAGGAGACTGGTAACCTGTGCAAAGAAATCAGGCCTGATGCTTTTCCAGTACACTGGTCatctggagctctggagactgGGAGAGACTGAAGGAAAAGGTGATATTCAGTGTGATCCttaaaagtttggacacacttcatttgaacattctCAAAAGCACCCTGAAATTATATCAAAAttttaagtagcacaactgttttcaacattaatgataataaatgttttttcaagcTTCAAATccatatattagaatgatttctgaaggatcatgtgacactaaagacactaaatattcagctttggaattgcaggaataaatagcagtttaaaatatattaaaattagggctataaacaattaatcaccattaatcgcatacaaaataaaagtttgagtatgactaatatgtgtgtgtacagtgtgtAATTACTATGTATGTattaatacaaacacattcatgtatatattttagaaatatttacaagtattataattttttaatataatttatattatatataaataaaaatatttagtaaataaataacatttctttaaaatatatacattaatttgtgtgtatttatatgtacataacaattacacacagtacacacacatatattaggcaaacacatttttttgtgtgggATTAATcctttgacagccctaattaaaataaaaaatatatatatacattattactgttttaatgtaatttacatTATAGGTGCATTCTATAATGGTTTTATACAGTATTCCCATagtgaacatttttatttattgtaaaacttATGTTGGAATGTTTTATAAAACTAATATCAAgcagaatataataataataacaataataacaataatttgactttttgaatttgagttGACTTTGGCATGAAACTGACTATTGGTCTTTGTTTTCAGGTGTACCAGGAAGCAGTTTAACTGTAAAAAGAAATCCAGAAAAGCTGCTTCATTTGAAAGTGAAGGTACAGTGCTTGTTTCGAAAatcaatgtcattttttttgaaaggtgacatcatgaaaatctgactttttccatgtttaagtgctataattgggtccccagtgcatctaccaacccagaaaacattaaaaagaacaacccagtaaatttaaatttttggtaagccttttttGTGCAAGTTTGTGAAAAAACGAGACGCTCAGATTTCGCTCTTCCCGTGACATAAAAgagggatcttattataatattaccgccctTTAATCTGCATGATTCCACCTATGGCGCAGACATTGTGTTTTCGCAAGTGACAGCGGTGTACCAGTTTTAACACCATGGCAAAAGATCGctcaaagcatgctaactgttctgtcgttggctacacagacgagcacagaacactatttagagtcccagcctcaggagacaagagagcagtggatttattgatttatttactgtatattacgctgctgccacacagatctaatataagcATGCagtttctttcccagctgtttaccttctcAGACGTAATCAACTGTTTTTATAACtcgtgtttttaatattaaacttgtgtgtatttaacagtttaagcacaatacgacatgaaagagaactttagTGCTCGCATGCCAtgtgacagctgctttctgtgtgcgtgctttgaatgtgtgtgctcagaaaaccctaaATCAGAAATTTAAACTGATAcagctttaaaaaacatgatttcaacacgatagacatgataatcaaaaccaaacagatgtttttatcagagtATCTGAGTTATGACCTGTAAAGGCActgccctattctggaaaagggggcagggaacagcagctcatttgcatttaaagagacatgcatgaaaaaagCATGTTTCTACTTCCACTCAAATTAGgcattttgaaaacaaatatattaaacgatctgtggggtattttgagttgaaacttcagacacattctggggacacctgagacttatgttacatattgtaaaaaggggcatgaTAGGTCTCCTTACACCCATATCGAATAGTCTAGAATCTGTGTAACTAAGCACAATGTTGTGAGAGTTGTTACATCCATAGAGCTGCAATAAATGAAGTGACTGTGATTATGATGTTTATCCGTAGGGTGAGGATCACATCCGCTGCAGTGCTGTGTCTCCCTGTGGAGAATGGATTGTGTACTCCACAGCCAGCAGTCTAAGGCTCTACAGGCTACACTGTGACAATAACAATGTCAGCATCACCAAGGTACTGTAGATGTTTTTCACTAAGTTGCATGAAAACACATTACATGGTTTTGAAGCATGATAAAGAAATGGGTTCTCATCAAGTTTTGAAGAATCCCAAGAACTCCATGAAAACTGATTAACTGGTACCAACATTGATGTTATTCTTCTTTCAGATATCCAAACTTCCAAAGGTACTCAGCTCAGCCAATCAGCTTTGCTTCTCCTCAGACTCCTCCCATTTGTTTTCCGCCTCTACACAGTCAGTGCACTTAGTTTCTCTCAGCCAGTCAGGATGCAAGTTTGTGGCCACCCTTAAACCCAAGTCAGGTGAGGTGTTACTACTTTAGGCTGGTGTGAAAAgtttatagaaattaacacAGTTAAAACGTATGTATGTAACAAAGTTGTCCTCCTTTAGGTTCCCATCAGGCCATTCACTTATTAGCAGTCAGCGAGGATGGCAAATGGTTGGCCTCTGCAAACAATGACCACGAGGTTCACGTCTACAACCTGCAGACACGGAAGGTGTGTTATATGATCGCAGTATTTGTATAACCTTAAAGAAACATTTGAGAGAAGACTGATGATTAACAATGACCTAATATGTTTCAGGCTCATTGCACAGTTCCTGTATACAGTTCTGCTGTCACCGCCATGGGAATTCACCCAACAACAAACTGTTTGTTCATGATGCATGCGGATCAACAGGTAATCACTGGGCTTTTTTGACAATGTGTCCACTGAAAAACGTAAGTGTGAGATGAAGTGGGTTTGATTGTTTCTCGTGTCATCTACAGATGTTTGAGTATTCCATAGAGCACAAACAATACACAGATTGGAGCAGAATGGTGCAGAGGAAGGGCCTTCATCACCTCTGGGTGGAAAGAGACACACCGTGTCTCAATGTGATGTTCAATCCACAAAATCCCTCCCATGTCATCCTGCATGATACGTACATGTTCTGCATCATTGACCAAACCCTGGTGAGACAAACTTGATCATATTCAGAAAGCATCTGAATgtctaaaaacagctattttttcatgcatttacaaaactgtgactttttttccagcCACTGCCTGATAACAAAACTCAGTTCTACAATCAGCTGACTTTGAAGAGCCTCCCAGAAGAACAGAGGAAAGCTCACAGTCACGCTTTTAAAGTCTGCAAGACCTTCAAGGTGTGTGTGAGCAACTTgcatgtgtctttttttttcttttccagcaATTTTGGATGGAGAGTGgcaaaccttttttttcctctatttGTCTTTTAGGATATCCTGTGTGTTGAGATGATGTCAGATCAGTCTCTGGTGGTGGTTGAGCGCCCTCTGGAGGATGTCGCCACTCAGTTGCCTGCACCTATCAAACAAAAGAAATTTGCCACATAAGGAAAAAGCTTTCCATCTGTATGTGTGTGGCCTCAGTGAGgaagtgtgtttttattaagaGACTGCAAATTGTTCCCTGTTTCCCTCCATGTAAAAACTGCTGAGTCagta is part of the Labeo rohita strain BAU-BD-2019 chromosome 18, IGBB_LRoh.1.0, whole genome shotgun sequence genome and harbors:
- the utp4 gene encoding U3 small nucleolar RNA-associated protein 4 homolog, giving the protein MGEFKVHRVRFFDYMPSGIRALAFNRDTERIAVARVDGSVEIFHSSDRCFQEKIIPGREQCGIEGLSWVGDRLFSAGLNGGITEYDLTNQKVKYTTDAYGGPIWAITGNQQGTHLAVGCEDGTVKLFEVIEDTIQFERNLDRQKSRIISLSWHPSGSKIAAGMMDMIQIFNVETGHSIHRMLADRGVGTSRSKECVVWSVVYLTDGTIISGDSVGMVKLWDDQTGTLIKSHNVTKCDVLALSVSQDEDSLVAGTSEGTVVQFQFVSMVLGKDDKEWVRTRTFKNHTHDIRAVAEITTAVVSGGMDAQLVVRPLLDKIEVRSVASALRKIHFPHRRLVTCAKKSGLMLFQYTGHLELWRLGETEGKGVPGSSLTVKRNPEKLLHLKVKGEDHIRCSAVSPCGEWIVYSTASSLRLYRLHCDNNNVSITKISKLPKVLSSANQLCFSSDSSHLFSASTQSVHLVSLSQSGCKFVATLKPKSGSHQAIHLLAVSEDGKWLASANNDHEVHVYNLQTRKAHCTVPVYSSAVTAMGIHPTTNCLFMMHADQQMFEYSIEHKQYTDWSRMVQRKGLHHLWVERDTPCLNVMFNPQNPSHVILHDTYMFCIIDQTLPLPDNKTQFYNQLTLKSLPEEQRKAHSHAFKVCKTFKDILCVEMMSDQSLVVVERPLEDVATQLPAPIKQKKFAT